The DNA sequence NNNNNNNNNNNNNNNNNNNNNNNNNNNNNNNNNNNNNNNNNNNNNNNNNNNNNNNNNNNNNNNNNNNNNNNNNNNNNNNNNNNNNNNNNNNNNNNNNNNNNNNNNNNNNNNNNNNNNNNNNNNNNNNNNNNNNNNNNNNNNNNNNNNNNNNNNNNNNNNNNNNNNNNNNNNNNNNNNNNNNNNNNNNNNNNNNNNNNNNNNNNNNNNNNNNNNNNNNNNNNNNTTTATCTGGGTGGTGGAGccacatacctgcaatcccagcactagggaggcagaggcaggaggatctttgaaaGTTctgcctggtccacagagtgaatttcaagacagccagggctacagagagaaatgctGCCTTGAAAAACCAGCATACTAAGCTCACTGATGTGAGGCCCCTAagacatatacagcagaggactgccaggtctgggttgccagagaagatgcacctaaccctcaagagactggaagccccagggagtggagaagtTTGGTGGGNtgggggttggggaggtggggacatccttgtggagacaggggatggggaggaggtatgggatggggaatagtcagagggtggaccacgAGTggtataaaatctggagtgttaaaataaaaaatctgagtttgagcccagcctggtctacaaagtgagttccaggacagccagggctacacagagaaaccctgtctcgaaaaaacaaaaaaacttaaaacaaaacaaaacaaaacaaaacaaaacaaaacaaaacaaagattagAGAGCATCTTAGGTCAAGAGAGACAAACAGAATCCCTTCCCCAGCCCGGGGAACTGCTAGTATCTATTAGTCTAACTACCTCTCACCAAGCTAAATGCTTAGattcaaaataagtaaattactggggctagagagaaggctttatagtaggtttgattcccagcaatattgtgatggctcacaaccatgtgtaactccaattccagagaatCTAATCCCTTCTTCCAACCTCTTTAAGCCTTGCATACANGTGGAGCACATGAATACAAACaaaatgtgcatgcacatacgGTCAAGTTGATATATCCATTTTTTCCCCAAATTACCAATGTCCAAGTTTGCCTGcagacatggaagctgaagagatggcttgctgCTGTGAGTGtctctgctgctcttgcagagcaccccANTGAGATGAGTAGCTTAAAACTCCCTGTAACTCTTGTTCCCATGGAaacaatgacctcttctggccatcATGGGCACCTGCACGCAGatggcatatactcacacagatacTCAAAgctacacaaaataaaaataaaaataaacataaagcagggcatggtggcacaggcctttaatcccagcactatggaggcagagTCGTGTgaatctctgaggtcaaggccagcctggtattaaaatattaaagtccagcaatcaaaagcctccCTTTGGCTACCTTAATTAANATGtctaatcaaaacaaagcaactcatcctaacacaggtttcctcttttacttttataaactgccatttgcctaaGGACCATGNNNNNNNNNNNNNNNNNNNNNNNNNNNNNNNNNNNNNNNNNNNNNNNNNNNNNNNNNNNNNNNNNNNNNNNNNNNNNNNNNNNNNNNNNNNNNNNNNNNNNNNNNNNNNNNNNNNGAAAATCTTGTACCTGTTAGTgaatggtggagcacaccttcaATCATagaacttcagaggcagaggccagaggagccctgtgggttctaggccagcttagtctacatttgtgagattctgtctcaagaccAACCaactagccaaccaaccaaccaatcaaccaaccaacgaaccaaccaaccaattaagCCAGCAAGCAAATTGCCCTTGACAACAGCTGCCAGGTAAACCATTTCCAACAGAGATCCCCAGGGCTCACGCATGGTAAAAAAGTTCCTGCAATGTTATAGAGAAGCCAAATGCTCAGTCATGGGGTGAAAACCTAACCCAGNACTCCAGCTTGCAACCTCAGCCTCTCCAGGCTGGTTTTGGATGGATGTCTGTAAGCTCCCAATTTCATGATTTCTGTTCTTTTACTTAGAAGCCTTCCCTGAAGAAACTCTCTGCTCTGCCCAGGACTCTGTCTGTTAGTAGTTGCCTTGAAGGGACTTCCTCAGGTAGTTTTGGCTGGATACTTGGATACTTGAGTATCTGGTTTGATGGATTtgatgtctctctgtctctgtctctgtctctctctctcaataaggtcactcattcaaaataaaatttgtggCTACTGTAGACCATTCTCTGGATTGTACAAAGCACCTGTTGATATTTATATATCCACTTCAGAGCAAACTCGGGTgtttaggcttggtggcaagcacctttgcctgctgagccacttTGCCAGCCCTACTTCattttttttggtcatgatgattgaatctgggtcctatgcatgctaggcaagtgttgaAACTCTAGCTACAGCCTTGCCTCATTTTCTCTAATTAGCTGCTTCTTCTACAAGATGATTTGGGGTGGAGgactttctttgtttagtgctgtGGGTGTAGACCCACACCCAGTATGCATAAGGCCCTGACTTTGCTTCTTGGCACTGAAAataaatggggtgggggtgggggatgataTAATTCACTAATTCAGTGTACAACTTAGTAACTTCGGCACATTCACAAAGATATGCAGACTTCAATACAAATTCCAAAAAGCCTAAATCATATGCCCTGCCACACCCTATACCCTCAGTAATAAGCACTTCCTATTTTCTCTTGCCCCACTACCAACTAGTAATTGCTTTCAgtttttctgtatttgccagaagTGTATGTGTTTTAATCAGGATCTTGGTAGGTAGTTCAGGCCTCAGTCTGGCACTGAACTATTCAGCCCAATCTGACCTGAACTTGCAACCCTCTTCCTTGGCTTCTCAGGCTTTAAACCAGGAAGGATTACAAGCATTCGGCAATAGTCACAGCTAAGCATCTTACATAGATGGAACCACATAATATATAGCCTTATGGATCTGCCCTTTCACAACCTGTCCTTTTGGTTGGGTTTGAGCCTCTGAAGGCTGAGTAGTCTCtgaagccatctccctggcttgctttctctcgTTTTTTGGAGATTCTCAAGCTGCATTTGGTGTCAGGACATTACCCCTTTGTATTGATCATACACTACTGTGTGTACACACCAAATCTGATTTACCCATTCATAGCCATATTTGGGTCGATCCACTCTTAGACATACACTCAAGACAGAAAGTTAACACGTGAACAGCTTTTCACGTGTAAACCATCGTCTTTCACATTAGTACATTAGTTTCTCTTTTCAGGTTGAACAATGACACCTAAAACCCCTCTTACATCAACGGACTGCTCTACTTTGTTCTTGGAAGCCACCATGCACACGTTCCTATTGCAAAGGACAGAGGTGGCGCACATTCGTGTGGGGGTGCACCGCGACTCTCCGGACGACTCTCGCAGGCAAATCCTGAGGGGCGGGGAAAAGCAACCAATCCACGAATGTGTTCGGAAAGCGGGGCTCCTCAGTGGTTGATAAAGTATGATGACATACCCGCCATCCAATCCTCAAGCGAAGGGCTGGGCTACAGTCAGCTGGTGAAACCACCTGACCCGAGCCTGGAGCCGGAAACTACCTATCGGGTGGACTGCTTACACTGCTCCTACGGCTGCGATGGTGAGTGTGGACGCATGCGCGGGCGTGCACGCCTGCGGTTCCGCGTCCCTGTTCTCCGAGCTTCGGTTGCCACCTTATGGCTTACATTTCACTGTCACCTCCAGTCCACCCTGGGATCGAAAGGGAACAGAGATGGGATGGAAGCGACAGGGAGGGCTGGAGAAGGAAGGCTCCGCTACCGGGTGTTCTGCGGCGGGGGAGTAGTCTAGATGGCACAAGGGGCGGGGCATAAGGGGACTGGAGTGAGAAGGGCCACGAGGAGGGGTTGAGGGGCTAGGAAGGCCTCCTGGGTCACCTACATGACAAGTGGAAGAGCTCAGAGGTCCAATAGTGACCATGGATGGAGACTCAGTGTTACGAGCCGTTATGAGGGCCTTGGAAGGCTCATATCCAGGAGGGAGATGGGTTTGCAAGGCTGTCATGATTCTCCTTGCCTCTTTACCCTCTAGACTTCCGCACTGACCCAAGGGCTGGAGCGAATCCCAGACCAGCTTGGCTACCTGGTGCTGAGCGAAGGTGCAGTGCTGGCGGTGCGTTGTGGGAAAGCAAAGCGTggggtggagggtgtgtgtgggtgtgtggaggggggtCCTTTGGGGACACACAGCCCAGGAATCCCTTCAGATATTTCCAGGTTGTCTATTTTTGTCTTCTCTGTAGTTCCTTGCTTGCCATAGAGTAAGCTTTATGTAGTATTTGGATATGTGGGATAAAAGCTTATTACCAAaaggttggggatgtagctcagtcaggAGAGTGagttgcctagcatgcacagagccttcTCTTCAATCCCAATACTGCATAAAACCAgcgtagtcccagcacttggaaggtggaaacAGTGGATTGTTCAGGCTTATCTTTGGCTACATATCAAATTCAATCACAACCTGGACTACATGTAACTCagcctcaacaaacaaacaaaccattacCAAAGTTATacaattagttagttagttgtagtttgtttttatttgttaaattctTGTAGGGGGGCACATATGGGTGCCACAGGGGGTGAAAGTTCTAGGACACTTTGGGAGTGAGTTCTCCTGCCATGTGGGtcttgaggattgaactcaggtcatcaggcattGAGGCAAGCACTTTTATGCTCTGATCCATTTTTGCCTGCCTCtagaattttgggggttggggttggggcaAGACTTCTCTAGAGGCAGGAATTGAGCTACGCTGCAAGGGCAGAAAattgtgaaagagaaaaagaactctCAGGGTTAGGAGCTGGACATGCTGACTGAGTGTGAAAGTGCCTGAGTTGGCCGTGGTTTTGTGTTGAAACAGTTTGAAGAGGAAGGATGCTGTGGTAACTCTGATACTGAACTTCCTGCGGCTAGCTTCAACATCTTTAGACAAATCTTGAGGGTTAAAGGGGTTTTAAAACAACTGTGACAGAAATGGTGTAGCACAACTGTCCCAGGAGAGCCATATAAGTAGGAAACTGGACTGGTAGCAATGAGGAGCAAGGGCAGAAGACATTTTAGCTTACGTTTTTAGTGCCTGCAcaggtgtgtgcccatgcatgtgcTGAAGCCATTGTAGGGCATTAGAGACCCACTCTTACCACTCTCTGCCTTACTCcttaaggcagggtctctgaaCCTGTAGCTAGACTGGCGGCCTTGAGCAAGCCTCAACAATCAACATGGCTGAAcacccacagtgctgggattccaggtgtgagtGTGGTCATTCCtgactggggatttgaactcaagtcctcttgcttgtacagcaaacactcttagccactgagccacccccaCAGCCCAGAGATCACATCTTAGAGGTATTAATATATGTTGGTAATTACTAGGTAAAGTACTTCTACATGGACTCTACCCTTCTGAAGTACTGATCCAGTAGGACTCTGAacaggggaaaccagaaaaataCTATGGTACCTGAACAAATAAGGCATCAAGAGAGGAAGCTGACCAAGGAGGAAGCTAAGGAGAATTTTGATGGCCTGACTGTAGACACTGAGTGAGATGGAATGCTATCGGTCGTAGTACATTTATTACATAGGCACTGTTATGTTCGCATTGTTTTCTCATGAAACCTTCACAAGCGCAGAATACAGACAGATGGAGATACCGAGAGCAAAAGGAACTAAATCTAGTAAGGGACCCATTTAGAAGCGGTGGGAAGAGGATGTTGAAACAGTCTGGACTACTGTCTTCTCATTTGCCCAAGGAGTAGCCAGAGGGAAAACTTTAAAGACAAAGTGGGTGTTTCTGCTTCATAGCCTACAGACAGGACAAGTGGGAAGACTGGGTAACAGGTAGAACCTTCAAAGACCGAGCAGTTAGCTCAGTGGTATAACATCTGCCTAGAATCCTTTGTGAGGGGCTGTGGGCatggctcagtagtagaacacTTGCCCAAGAGTCTCCcactgaggggctggggtgtggctcactggtagagcccctgcctagaatctcccaaaTGAGGGACTGGGGACCTGATCACTTGGTGATCATACTCTAGGTTTTGACCCCTCACATGACTATCAAATGAAGACTGGTATTTCAGAATGAGAAACAAGATGGCACAAGGAAAGACAGCACCATCATAAAGGGGTTTTAGGTGGTATTTTTCTGAAGCTGGGTAATTTGGGACTACAGGCAAGTATAAAGGGAGACCATAACAAGTATAGGAGGCAGAGGTCCTGTGCCATGAATTTGTTCCTAACTCTGACCTCTTTGTTTTGCTCCTACCCTCCTTCATCCACACACAGTCATCTGGGGACCTTGAGAACGatgagcaagcagccagtgccaTCTCGGAGTTGGTCAGCACAGCCTGTGGCTTCCAGTTGCACCATGGCACAAACATCCCTTTCAAACGCCTGTCTGGTGAGCTCCTgcctttggtggtggtggtggtggggtttctTTTAGCGGCCTCACTGCTCAGGGAAGGAATTCCTGGCTCCATTCCACCAACTCCCAGTTCCTTCTGTAGTCCCTGGTTCAACTACTGCTTTCATACTAGGTCCCTCTAGGATGAGTACAGAGCAATAAGGACAAGGGGTTGCTTTGTCCCATGccagccaattttttttttttgtgaccctCCTTGGTGACCAGTGTACCCACTAACTCTTGctcccttccctctccagtgGTCTTTGGTGAACACACGCTGCTGGTGACTGTGTCAGGACAGAGGGTGTTTGTGGTGAAGAGGCAGAATCGAGGTCGGGAACCTATTGATGTCTGAGCTATAAAAGGCACTGGCTGGAGAAGAAGCCTGCCTCTGGGGCCTGTccctgcggggggtgggggtggagtacACTGCCTTCTGCTGGAGTTGGGCTTGTGCTCACTACCTCCTTCCTGACCCCTCACCTGAGCGAGGCACAAGGCTTAGAGACTTCTATGCTAAGGGACTAGGGGAACTATGACTGGGGgaccccttttcttcccttctgcctaATAAACACTAGTCCAACCTGTCTAGGGCTCAGGATGTGTGCACAGAATGGTTTGTCTGTATGGGGGTGAGGTTACACCTTGTGCCTATCATCGACTTTCTAGGGAGACAGTTATACCTCAGTCAGTGGGCCAAGATCACCACCAGACATCATAAAACTTGACAACTGgagacaggtgtggtggtgcacatctgtaagtAAAACTAGGAACCAGAGAAGCATACATACATAGGAAGGCAGCTGTTTGCAAACTGAAGACCATCTCCCTCGTGGTCAACACACAGACAAACTCAT is a window from the Mus caroli chromosome 5, CAROLI_EIJ_v1.1, whole genome shotgun sequence genome containing:
- the Lamtor4 gene encoding ragulator complex protein LAMTOR4; this translates as MTSALTQGLERIPDQLGYLVLSEGAVLASSGDLENDEQAASAISELVSTACGFQLHHGTNIPFKRLSVVFGEHTLLVTVSGQRVFVVKRQNRGREPIDV